In the Podospora bellae-mahoneyi strain CBS 112042 chromosome 4, whole genome shotgun sequence genome, one interval contains:
- a CDS encoding hypothetical protein (EggNog:ENOG503Q4VT; COG:Q): MASTDKTIVLITGANSGIGLETIVTISKSSPNYHLLLAARSLDKGNAALTKIQAEHGAALLSPVSVVKLDVTSLPTIETTASYIESTFGRLDVLIQNAGVIVYRPCSTLENLRETFETNTFGPKVLTEAMLPLLKKSRNARVIYVSSVQGSITFKLDPEYEYKHTRGIEYRMSKAALNMLAACDRYDFREWGGRVTAFNPGFCVTNLTGEEGRKQRVEAGARSAEDPARALLEVLEGKRDGDAWEENGMLDLDGGVIPW; the protein is encoded by the exons ATGGCCTCCACCGACAAGACCATCGTTCTCATCACCG GCGCCAACAGCGGCATCGGTCTCGAAACCATCgtcaccatctccaagtcCTCCCCTAAttaccacctcctcctcgccgcccgctCCCTCGACAAAGGCAACGCCGCCCTCACCAAAATCCAAGCCGAGCACGGCGCTGCTCTCCTATCCCCCGTCTCAGTCGTCAAGTTGGacgtcacctccctccccactaTCGAAACCACCGCATCATACATCGAATCCACCTTTGGCCGCCTCGACGTCCTGATCCAAAACGCGGGTGTCATCGTCTACCGCCCTTGCTCCACCCTCGAAAACCTCCGCGAGACGTTTGAAACAAACACCTTTGGCCCGAAGGTCCTGACGGAGGCAATGCTGCCGCTACTGAAAAAATCGAGGAACGCGCGCGTGATTTATGTGAGCTCGGTGCAGGGGAGTATCACTTTCAAGCTGGACCCGGAGTACGAGTACAAACACACGAGGGGGATCGAGTACAGGATGAGCAAGGCTGCGCTGAATATGCTGGCGGCTTGCGACCGGTATGACTTTCGGGAGTGGGGCGGGAGGGTGACTGCTTTTAATCCTGGGTTTTGCGTGACCAACTTgactggggaggagggcaggaagcagagggtggaggcggggGCTAGGTCGGCGGAGGATCCGGCAAGGGCTTTGCttgaggtgttggaggggaagagggacgGGGATGCGTGGGAGGAGAATGGGATGTTGGAtttggatgggggggttATTCCTTGGTGA
- a CDS encoding hypothetical protein (EggNog:ENOG503NZXA): MSAETTLLPRGLVFIPPLHSCTTPCPPVVARARNIRSFLHLHRFPKASKMSYAYSQAPHTPKLSGTHGPTEQSEEVKPHDVTTILNYFKDNDDDSDTIQRMVDSGAETYASKFEPQKSVIHDIRGNESQYTLDVQGFQIVSHDSKERCFLDDEHVRNIYYPETEELLKKVTGASKVFIFNHTIRGGPLSKAHRHRGPVHRVHIDVSYVGAHRRVSHHFHDNEARLAALLKGRYQIINVWRPIKTILKDPLCVADAGSVPESDLVPIKLLFPPDVVTATRTSEPIHSVMGAAAGPKHKVDSTDGETFSVRANPGHMWYYLYRQATDEVLLIKCFDSKTDGSVARRAPHTAFVNKEHEDEPERESIELRTLVFYSDDTE, encoded by the exons GTTCCTTTCTTCATTTACATCGTTTTCCAAAAGCTTCCAAAATGTCATACGCGTACTCACAAGCGCCCCATACTCCAAAGCTCTCGGGGACACACGGGCCAACTGAACAATCCGAGGAGGTCAAACCCCACgacgtcaccaccatcttgaATTACTTCAAAGATAATGACGATGACTCAGACACCATACAGAGGATGGTCGATAGCGGAGCAGAAACATACGCCAGTAAATTCGAGCCGCAAAAAAGCGTCATTCATGACATCCGTGGTAACGAGTCTCAATACACTTTAGATGTTCAGGGATTCCAAATCGTTAGTCATGATAGCAAGGAAAGGTGTTTTCTCGATGACGAGCATGTTCGAAACATCTACTACCCCGAAACAGAAGAACTGCTGAAGAAAGT CACTGGGGCTTCCAAAGTCTTCATCTTTAACCACACCATCCGCGGCGGTCCTCTCAGCAAggcccaccgccaccgcggTCCTGTTCACCGAGTCCACATCGACGTATCATATGTCGGGGCCCACAGGCGCGTCTCTCATCATTTCCATGATAACGAAGCCAGGCTTGCTGCTCTGCTCAAAGGACGGTACCAAATCATCAATGTCTGGCGGCCTATCAAGACTATCTTGAAAGACCCTCTTTGTGTCGCAGACGCTGGCTCTGTTCCAGAATCAGACTTGGTTCCAATCAAATTGCTTTTTCCCCCAGATGTTGTGACGGCAACGAGGACGAGTGAACCGATTCATTCCGTGAtgggggcagcagcaggtccGAAGCACAAGGTAGATAGTACGGATGGAGAGACATTTTCTGTGAGAGCGAATCCGGGGCACATGTGGTATTATCTGTATAGACAGGCGACCGACGAAGTGTTATTGATCAAGTGTTTTGACTCCAAGACGGACGGGAGCGTAGCTCGGAGGGCGCCGCATACGGCCTTTGTGAACAAGGAGCATGAGGATGAGCCTGAGAGGGAGAGTATTGAATTGAGAACGCTCGTGTTTTATTCGGATGACACTGAGTGA
- a CDS encoding hypothetical protein (EggNog:ENOG503NY2Q): METYQKEGVRHFNWAMSSLLHHLRNRLGYRMVAQENRASPSDNNREDSDDGRHPQDESLLQNDFRSFYVGALVFNTASFILPALYGTLSKLWVANIDRSMVVTTDVYTYIGVLAEVLNEGLPRAAWVIIGDKSSRSLAARLSLSHTLILFQTILGLIMSLALLGGASTFAKGFVPIEVRGASLTYIRISAFSALSSALETAVASATRALDKPDVPLVISSAKFGINIILDLILISTFHVGSHTPTVNMQAGIQLACNMAAAICGLVYFLWRTSWPQYKAQERIAPSVRALAVLIRPGILTLIESAVRNALYLWLVSNIVSMGSTYATAWGVFNTILWGLVTVSVQSLEATALAFVGHRWGAWRREIGTTTRRHGKVAFKPVIFRVVKPALTSFGLAMLVEIPLAIFLSIWGAGSFAKYLSASDEVAEVTAYMWRTIDWCYIFYAASTQLATVLLATRPKWYLYQSLLSNLLYVLP; encoded by the exons ATGGAAACTTATCAGAAGGAAGGTGTTCGCCACTTCAACTGGGCCATGTCAtcccttctccaccatctccggAATCGACTGGGTTACAGAATGGTAGCCCAAGAAAATCGGGCCTCGCCCTCGGACAACAACCGCGAAGACAGTGACGACggccgccatcctcaagaTGAATCGTTGCTTCAGAACGACTTTCGAAGTTTTTACGTTGGTGCACTGGTTTTCAACACAGCCTCGTTCATTCTTCCTGCTCTTTACGGCACACTTTCCAAACTATGGGTCGCCAACATCGACCGCAGCATGGTTGTCACAACCGATGTGTATACATACATTGGAGTTCTTGCCGAGGTGCTCAATGAAGGGCTACCGCGAGCTGCTTG GGTCATCATTGGGGACAAATCTTCTCGCTCTCTTGCCGCCCGACTCTCACTCTCGcacaccctcatcctcttccagaCTATTCTCGGCCTGATCATGAGTCTCGCCCTCCTCGGTGGTGCCTCCACCTTTGCCAAGGGCTTCGTTCCAATCGAAGTTCGAGGCGCCAGCCTCACGTACATCCGTATCAGCGCCTTTTCTGCCCTCAGCTCGGCTCTCGAGACAGCTGTTGCATCTGCCACGCGCGCCCTAGACAAGCCCGATGTTCCGTTGGTCATCAGCAGTGCCAAGTTTGGCATTAACATCATTTTGGACCTTATCCTCATTTCAACTTTTCACGTTGGCAGCCACACACCGACCGTGAACATGCAGGCCGGCATTCAGCTGGCGTGCAACATGGCTGCCGCGATTTGTGGCTTGGTCTATTTTCTCTGGAGGACCAGCTGGCCGCAATACAAGGCGCAGGAAAGGATAGCGCCAAGCGTGAGGGCACTGGCTGTTCTCATCCGTCCAGGCATTCTCACGCTTATTGAGTCTGCCGTTAGAAATGCGCTCTACCTCTGGTTGGTAAGTAATATTGTGTCCATGGGGTCTACCTACGCCACTGCTTGGGGCGTGTTCAATACCATTCTATGGGGTCTTGTCACGGTGTCAGTTCAGTCTCTGGAAGCCACAGCTCTCGCCTTTGTTGGTCACCGGTGGGGTGCGTGGAGACGAGAGATTGGGACAACGACACGCAGACATGGAAAAGTGGCATTTAAGCCTGTGATATTCAGGGTTGTGAAGCCAGCCCTGACATCGTTTGGGCTGGCCATGCTCGTGGAGATCCCGCTGGCAATTTTCCTCTCCATCTGGGGTGCTGGGTCATTTGCAAAGTATTTGAGTGCTTCAGACGAGGTTGCAGAGGTGACGGCGTACATGTGGCGCACGATAGACTGGTGCTACATCTTTTATGCAGCGTCTACTCAACTGGCCACTGTTTTGCTTGCTACAAGGCCCAAGTGGTACTTGTACCAGAGTCTTCTTAGCAACCTTTTGTATGTCTTACCTTGA